In Passer domesticus isolate bPasDom1 chromosome 9, bPasDom1.hap1, whole genome shotgun sequence, a genomic segment contains:
- the TCTA gene encoding T-cell leukemia translocation-altered gene protein, with the protein MAAVAAGWLPPWRALAALGRELAAEWAAQDVRAALCQLLLLWLGISLLGVRLAWRAYGGAVAALCYRTGPAGRRSPGTAPGASPSRPRAHSLSPAGPAGRNGAAERHCPPRDGPTAEPMKTHRE; encoded by the exons AtggcggcggtggcggcgggcTGGCTGCCGCCGTGGCGGGCGCTGGCCGCGCTGGGCCGGGAGCTGGCGGCCGAGTGGGCGGCACAGGACGTGCGGGCCgcgctgtgccagctgctgctgctctggctgggcaTCAGCCTGCTGGGCGTCCGCCTGGCCTGGCGCGCCTACGGCGGGGCGGTGGCCGCGCTCTGCTACCGGAccggccccgccggccgccgctCCCCGGGCACCGCTCCCGGGGCCTCGCCCTCCCGGCCCCGCGCGCACTCCCTGTCCCCCGCGGGCCCGGCGGGACGCAACGGCGCCGCCGAGCGGCACTGCCCGCCCCG GGATGGCCCCACGGCAGAGCCCATGAAGACACACCGGGAGTGA
- the AMT gene encoding aminomethyltransferase, mitochondrial: MLRAGCRAALSRRPPGSAPRRGAGGSGAGDERLKQTPLDALHRARGGRMVPFAGWTLPLHYGQGHLQSHLHTRRHCSLFDVSHMMQTLVYGRDRVRFMESLVVGDIAELKPGQGTLTLLTNEKGGITDDLIVTNTSEDHLYVVSNAACADKDLAILRDRAAQLQATGSDIHLEVSDNALLALQGPSMARVLQEGLSDDLAKLSFMNSITTTVFGVPGCRVTRCGYTGEDGVEISVPAARAVELAEQLLGVPDVWLAGLAARDSLRLEAGLCLYGNDIDETVTPAEAGLMWTLGRRRRMAMDFPGAAVIMAQLKEKPRRRRVGLTSVGPAIRPHMAILGPEGRPVGTVTSGCPSPCLGKNIAMGYVEAPHSRAGTKLTVEVRKKQHPAVITKMPFVPTQYYMAK, encoded by the exons atgctgcGGGCGGGCTGCCGCGCCGCGCTGTCCCGCCGGCCCCCGGGCTCGGCGCCGCGGAgaggggccgggggcagcggggccggggacGAGCGGCTGAAGCAGACGCCGCTGGATGCCCTGCATCGGGCCCGCGGCGGGCGGATGGTGCCGTTCGCCGGCTGGACCCTTCCGCTGCACTACGGGCAGGGCCACCTGCAGTCACACCTGCACACCCGCCGCCACTGCTCCCTCTTCGACGTCTCCCACATGATGCAG ACCCTGGTGTACGGCCGGGACCGCGTCAGGTTCATGGAGAGCCTGGTGGTGGGGGACATCGCCGAGCTGAAGCCAGGACAG GGCACCCTGACGCTGCTCACCAACGAGAAGGGCGGCATCACGGACGACCTCATCGTCACAAACACGTCAGAAGATCACCTCTACGTGGTGTCCAACGCCGCCTGTGCTGACAAGGACTTGGCCATCCTGAGG GACAGAGCGGCGCAGCTGCAGGCCACCGGCAGTGACATACACCTGGAGGTGTCAGACAAtgccctgctggctctgcaAG GTCCCTCCATGGCACGGGTTCTGCAGGAAGGGCTGTCAGATGACCTGGCCAAGCTCTCCTTCATGAACAGCATCACCACGACCGTGTTCGGTGTGCCGGGCTGCCGGGTCACGCGCTGCGGTTACACCGGCGAGGACGGCGTGGAG ATCTCGGTGCCCGCGGCACGGGCGGTGGAGCTGGCCGAGCAGCTCCTGGGTGTCCCTGATGTGTGGCtagcagggctggcagccagggacagcctgCGCCTGGAGGCCGGGCTCTGCCTCTACGGCAATGACATCGATGAGACTGTCACCCCTGCCGAGGCCGGGCTGATGTGGACTCTGG ggaggcGCCGGCGTATGGCCATGGACTtccctggtgctgctgtcaTCATGGCACAACTGAAAGAGAAGCCGAGGCGCAGGCGTGTGGGGCTGACGTCGGTGGGACCCGCCATCCGGCCCCACATGGCCATCCTGGGCCCTGAAGGCAGGCCTGTGG GCACAGTGACCAGTGGATGTCCCTCGCCCTGCCTGGGCAAGAATATCGCCATGGGCTACGTGGAGGCACCGCACAGCCGGGCTGGCACCAAGCTCACCGTCGAGGTGCGCAAGAAGCAGCACCCTGCCGTCATCACCAAGATGCCCTTCGTGCCCACCCAGTACTACATGGCCAAGTGA